The sequence GCAGGAGGGAGCGAGGGGCGTTGTTTTTGGGCTTGGTTTGACGCCGAAGGACGCCAGAGCTATACTGGCATCACACTGATGCAGTAGCGGACATGCGCTGATTGTGCGCGACATCTCATTTGACCACCCAGTTGACGAAGCAGGCTTCGGCCTTCGATGATACTGATCCACCGAATCATCTGGTTCTCCGAAGTCGAAGAGAAGATCAGCCGGAAGCATAATGTGCAGCCGCGCGAAGTCGAACAAGTACTTAACGGTGAACCTTACATTCGCTTTATGGAACCAGGACATCGGCCTGGGGAGAACTTGTATGCTGCCTTCGGACAAACCGATGGCGGACGCTATTTGGTCGTGTTCTATCTGCAC is a genomic window of Caldilineales bacterium containing:
- a CDS encoding BrnT family toxin translates to MILIHRIIWFSEVEEKISRKHNVQPREVEQVLNGEPYIRFMEPGHRPGENLYAAFGQTDGGRYLVVFYLHKGDDSALIVTARDMTPKERRYYALVSAKC